The sequence TATGCATGTACACATTGCgtgtttatattatatattggtTTTTTCCCCTTAAATATAACATGTTTTCAAGTGATAATTGTGTGATtatttttttcatcaatttatgATATTTCTTGTTCTTTAATATTTATCATCGGTATTGTTTTGGAAATTTCATTCaatatttttgacatttttTTGAGTAACTATGCCATTCAAATTTGAATctgattaaaatataaaattaagtgATAACCGATCATTGCATATCTCCATTTTGTTTTTGCCAATTTTTGCAGTTTTTTTCGTACATTAACATTGCTTTTGCTTCATTTCTCTAATTAAAACCATTTTCTAttataattttcaatttttatgtATGCTTTTTAATTAGCGTTATGgcattttaagaaaataaaagaattttttttttaatgacggAAAAATAGAATCACAATTAAGCGagagaaaatttgcatgcaaGTTAACGTACAGTCCTAAAAAtctaaaacaaaaaagaaaataattttaaaaattcaacatTTCGAATCCTACTTGATATATAAAAAAAGGGATCATAGAAAACAAACAATTTCAAATGTTCCATGTTACTTAtcctatttaaattatttaatattgaaaatttatgcatatgacaaaataacacacacacacacacatatactcAATTATTTTAATCTATGTTACTAAATATATCACAGCATATAGTttattaagtttttatttatacAAAACGCGACTTCACGTACGTACTTCACGTGCAAAATACGTGCTAAGATGTCACGTACAAAACATGTGCACAAAAGGGTACGTATATATAGAGTTATTTATTATGCTATATGTAGGTCTAATTATTAATGATACCTGAACTGAAGTCTCACTGCATAGCTAAAATATTCCAAtccaacaaaatttaataaacacacacatacatatatatatagcccTAGCTAACATATATGAACAACTCATGATTATTGAAAATGGAAAATTATTAGGTCTTCTTTTAATATGTAAagatcattaattaattaatagagtAGTAGCTATAGCTATATTATATCCGAGCTAGAGCTCATCCCAGCATGAAAGAAGAGCAGTAGCACTAGGGCTCACATGAAAAGGGCCGCTGCATGGGAGCGGAGGCAGCAGATCATCATCAGAGGTGGCGGAGGATTGGTTTTCCGACGATGTGAAGGCCGCCATGAGAGATTCGACGTAATCTATATGATGCGGTGGGGCGGCGGCGTTCATGTCACATTGATCATAGAGTACCCCTTCAGACACCGCAGATGAAAACGGCATCCCGGATTCAAACAAGGGATCACCGGCAGACATTAATATTGGTATGTTGTCTTGAAGATAAGCAGCTTGCTGCAATATTTCATTAGGGCTAAAGATTTCCTTGTCTGAAGTAGTACTACTCATGAACATGAAGCTGCAGTTGTCATGATCTTGATAATTATTAGGGACTTTGTGCTGATTTTGGCCGAAAGTTTGAAGGTTGCTTGACAAAGGCTGCAGGTAAGAAACGGCTGAATCTAGCTGCGGTACTGTCGCGGGGATCGAAAAAGATATTGGTGGCAATGGGGTTAGTTTCTGATCAGTAGTATAGCTCATGGCAAAATCAAATCCTTGTAGGATTATTAATGGATCGGTTTCTGAATTTGGGTTTGGATTATTAATGTTCACTGCATTCATCATGTATAAATTATTTTCAGAAAACTCGCAAGGATTTTCAAGGGAAACCATATTATCATGATCTGCAGCTTGAATATTGTGATTATAATTCTGATGAGCATTAATGAACTTCTTCTTGATGCTTGAATTCCAAAAATTCTTCACTTCATTATCTGTTCTTCCAGGCAGATGCTTGGATATTTGAGCCCATCTacaattaaaaaacaaaaagtttttgcaaattttttaataatttttttttcctaattacattatcaaattaaatgacatgaattaattaaaaagaattacGATTAATGAACCTGTTTCCTAGGATTCTGTGGAGCTCAATGACTATAGCTGCTTCACGGCGAGTGAAGCTTCCTCTCTTCAAATCAGGCCTCAGGTAATTAATCCACCTCAATCTGCAACTCTTACCACATCTTTGCAGccctttaatttaattttgtttttaccaaaattcattaaattaattataagatgtaacaatatttatataaatacaCACACTAAAAAAACACGTGGATGGACGATTtagtgttgtttttgtttgttggGTTTAATTTCTCCCCATATTATTATCTCGCCCCAAATCAAATCATGCACCATTTTACACACAGCTAGAATTAAACACTCACAtgcatttttatatatatacctgCAAATTTGGGAACTGAACTCCAACAGCCATGGCCATAGGTGGTGATGTATTTGATGAGTTTTTCGTCTTCTTCAGGTGACCAAAGACCCCTTTTCACCATCTGTTTGTTGCAGCAAGAATGTTGCGCCATCGCCAATCGATCTTTTCTCTTTAATTTACAAGCGAAAAGGAAATTAAAATTCAGATATCAATGAATGATCTTTACAAAGACACACGTACGTACATGTGTATGTGGTCGATGGTGGGAGTTAATTCTTAAGAAAAAACCAATTGATAGAagaagaattatatatatatgtgtgtgtgtgtgtgtgtatatgaaTGATGATAGGGGCCTAGCTAGCTAGCTCTTGAGAAAACCCTTTGTGAGAGGGGGCAGCGTTTATATAGTTACGAAAATGGAGTCAGCTATGCAGTCAAGGTTGGAGCCAAAAAATGTGtgtgaaaaatgaaaattgatTTTAGCTAATTAAATAAACAGAATTCACAACCTTAATTACAAACCTTTACACTTATAAATTTTGTATACATTTTGTCATCCATAATCTAAATGCATGATACATAGTTTGGTGTGAGAATATATAATGAGATTACATTTAAGTTTTTACtacaattttatttatataaagtcaatcatatatatattaaagaaCACTTAAACATACACAAATTGAGAATAATTAAATACATAAGTAATGATAAATCTTTTTTACTACCAAAGAACAATcattaaataatttttggtgTCTTTTgggttttttgtttaaaaattttacgtTATCAAATATTCAATATctaagatttaaattttaaattttttaaaaaaaattagcttaaattttatgtaaaaaaatcCGCGTTTAATCAATCTTAATGTGGTCAGGCAACATTAGGTTGACGAAATTTTTCACCCTTTTTCAAATCGAAACTTATTTTTTACGCTTCGTGCTAAATCTGTACTTTTTTTTTCGTGCATTTTAGAATAACGCGCGAACACAAGTTATATAGAATTTGAGTTACAATTGTACACAATATTAATCATCACAACCTAAGATATAATTAACACTATAGCCCTATATATTGGGTAAACAATTCACTCTGATTCGTTTTCCAATTCCacgagtatatatatatatatataaaaggttgcaatattgaatatatatagGGTTGTGTATTATAATTGGAGATTCACTGCTCATTTACGTACATGCATGGATTTTCTaagcatttttttttcaacaacctgatttttaatatgatatatacatattttaggAACAAAAAAAGAAGAAGCACACGAGAGAATGAATTAATTAATAGACACGAATTAGGTAGGGAATATTCATGCATGTTTAGCATGCATATATActgatatacatatatatatatatgtatatatatactctACTCGTAAGTATTATTCCGACGATTACACCTCTCTTCCGATCGATCCGTCATCTCTAATGGTGGtggtccatatatatatatacaaatgtCGCCTGCCTCATGCATATTCGATGGGAAAGATCCATAGCCGATGTTGAAATTAAGCATGGGGATGTACGTATCCTCTTGAATTAGTTAATCTGTGTGTTTTCTTGTGAAGGAGTTTCACTGTCttttttggtaaaaaaaaaaaaaaaaaaaaggggggggggggggggggggggtgctaTTAATTCTATTCTAAATATTTGTATGCTTTAATTTCATATCTCATGTCGTCCTTTAGGCAATTAAATGCAAGGGGACCCTCTTTGTACAAATTAAAGTCTGCATGTGACAAATTGTTCGATCTCGGATATATACATTTTGACAGTGCAAAGCGGCCTTTCTTCCAATTAAGccattatatttataataactaCTCCTACTCATTAATATTCTATAGGCATCATCATTAATTATCATATGTAATTGTTTTTCCtttggaatatatatatatatcattaaatttttggaaaatgatGAAAATAGCAACAACATTTTACCCAGAGGAAGACGAGTTTTCTTTATGATTTAGTATTAATGAGGGTAAAGCCA comes from Henckelia pumila isolate YLH828 chromosome 4, ASM3356847v2, whole genome shotgun sequence and encodes:
- the LOC140867324 gene encoding uncharacterized protein; protein product: MAQHSCCNKQMVKRGLWSPEEDEKLIKYITTYGHGCWSSVPKFAGLQRCGKSCRLRWINYLRPDLKRGSFTRREAAIVIELHRILGNRWAQISKHLPGRTDNEVKNFWNSSIKKKFINAHQNYNHNIQAADHDNMVSLENPCEFSENNLYMMNAVNINNPNPNSETDPLIILQGFDFAMSYTTDQKLTPLPPISFSIPATVPQLDSAVSYLQPLSSNLQTFGQNQHKVPNNYQDHDNCSFMFMSSTTSDKEIFSPNEILQQAAYLQDNIPILMSAGDPLFESGMPFSSAVSEGVLYDQCDMNAAAPPHHIDYVESLMAAFTSSENQSSATSDDDLLPPLPCSGPFHVSPSATALLSCWDEL